The following DNA comes from Pirellulales bacterium.
CGAGATACTCGCGGCAGTTGGCCGTCTCGGTCGGCAGCGGATTGCGGTTGCCCGGTGGGCGGCACTTGAGGGTGTTGAGAATGTAAACGTCCTGTCGTCGCAGCGTGCAGGCTTCGATGATTTTGTTGAGCAATTGTCCGGACCGGCCGACGAACGGCTCGCCCTGGGCGTCTTCGTCGGCGCCCGGCGCTTCGCCCATGAAGCACAGCCGGGCACTGGCGTCGCCGACGCCGAACACCGTTTGCTTGCGCGTGGTGGCCAGTTCGCCGCAGCGCTCGCAGCCGCGCACTTGCCCGCAAATCAGATTGAGCGCCATCTCGCGTTCGGCGTGCGGCAGCTTGGGTGCCCCTCGGCGCATGGATGATTCGCTTTCGTCCGACCGCCTGCGGCGGGCACTCGTGCAACGGCTGGAAAGTCTTCAACGGGCAGGCGTCAATGAACTGCCGCGGCCGGCGAGTGCGGCGGTGCCGTCGAACGAGGCCGGGCCG
Coding sequences within:
- a CDS encoding uracil-DNA glycosylase: MRRGAPKLPHAEREMALNLICGQVRGCERCGELATTRKQTVFGVGDASARLCFMGEAPGADEDAQGEPFVGRSGQLLNKIIEACTLRRQDVYILNTLKCRPPGNRNPLPTETANCREYL